The following are encoded together in the Lathyrus oleraceus cultivar Zhongwan6 chromosome 3, CAAS_Psat_ZW6_1.0, whole genome shotgun sequence genome:
- the LOC127130934 gene encoding uncharacterized protein LOC127130934 → MAENTRMKSMENAIAEMHKTLQKFMEDSDRRHNEYMQQRHLDHARLERVENQLSSLHTTSSTGGKNSTPTLATQPFQVRNIKLNFPIFDGSEVLNWIFKADQFFDYYATPDNHRLTIAAVHMEKDVVPWFQMISQNQSFQSWNMFTRALEMEFEPSPYESPRPALFKLAQTTTVADYYSAFTVLANRAQGLSPDATLDCFISGLKTEIKRDVIAQTPTSRSRAFALAKLFEDKYFIPPPKPPPATTHKPYHYPTQNLNPRNGPQPPLLPSPTPKATTNPPKSNPVRNITRAEMQLRREKGLCYYCDDKFSITHKCPNHHYLLLQIDDDDDPPQPSEPFDSPTPPPSSVDESEHHLSMNALNGSHGAGTLRFQGHVQGISISVLLDSGSSDNFIQPRIAHCLKLPIQSTEQFKVMVGNGNSLTTLGFIAELPVTIQGHILHIPVYLLPIIGAELVLGAPWLKTLGPHIADYNALSIKFYVKDTFVTLFGEKHKGPIPAQFHHIKRLHNTKAIEASFTLQFQEIHPATGFDPTGLHPDLTAILHSFHDVFAEP, encoded by the coding sequence ATGGCTGAAAACACTCGCATGAAGAGTATGGAGAATGCCATAGCAGAAATGCACAAAACCTTACAAAAATTTATGGAGGATTCAGATCGGCGTCACAATGAGTATATGCAGCAACGCCATTTGGATCATGCTCGCTTGGAAAGGGTTGAGAATCAGTTGAGTTCTCTTCATACGACGTCATCCACTGGTGGAAAGAACTCCACGCCGACACTGGCGACACAACCATTTCAGGTGCGTAATATCAAGCTTAATTTTCCAATATTCGATGGATCTGAGGTCTTAAACTGGATTTTTAAGGCGGACCAATTTTTTGATTATTATGCCACACCGGACAACCACCGCCTTACCATTGCCGCCGTGCATATGGAGAAGGATGTTGTTCCCTGGTTTCAAATGATTTCTCAAAATCAGTCGTTTCAGTCATGGAATATGTTTACGCGGGCCCTAGAGATGGAATTTGAGCCGTCACCGTATGAATCACCCAGACCGGCACTGTTCAAATTGGCCCAAACCACTACTGTAGCAGATTATTACTCTGCTTTCACGGTTTTAGCTAACAGGGCCCAAGGTCTAAGCCCAGATGCCACACTAGACTGTTTCATCAGTGGACTCAAAACAGAAATCAAACGAGACGTCATTGCTCAGACCCCCACTTCTCGATCACGTGCCTTTGCCCTTGCCAAACTCTTTGAAGACAAATACTTCATACCACCACCTAAACCACCACCGGCGACCACCCATAAACCTTATCACTATCCAACCCAAAACCTTAACCCTCGAAATGGCCCCCAACCACCACTTCTGCCGTCACCCACACCAAAAGCCACCACCAACCCACCAAAATCCAACCCAGTTCGCAACATCACACGCGCCGAAATGCAATTGCGCCGCGAAAAAGGTTTATGCTATTACTGTGACGACAAGTTCTCTATCACACATAAATGCCCCAATCACCATTATTTGCTACTTCAGATTGATGATGATGACGACCCCCCTCAGCCATCCGAACCTTTTGATTCACCCACCCCACCTCCCAGCTCTGTTGACGAGTCTGAGCATCACTTATCCATGAATGCGTTAAATGGTTCTCACGGTGCTGGTACCTTACGATTTCAGGGCCACGTGCAGGGCATTAGTATCAGTGTGTTATTGGACAGTGGCAGCTCTGACAACTTTATTCAGCCCCGCATTGCTCATTGTCTCAAACTACCCATTCAATCCACTGAACAATTCAAAGTCATGGTGGGCAATGGCAATTCTCTGACTACTTTGGGATTCATAGCTGAGCTTCCTGTCACTATTCAAGGACATATCCTGCATATCCCAGTGTATCTCTTACCTATCATAGGAGCGGAATTGGTTCTAGGCGCCCCTTGGTTAAAGACCCTCGGTCCTCACATAGCGGACTATAATGCTTTGTCTATCAAATTTTATGTCAAAGACACTTTTGTGACTCTATTTGGTGAGAAACACAAAGGTCCAATCCCTGCTCAGTTCCACCACATCAAGAGACTTCACAATACGAAGGCAATTGAAGCTTCATTTACTCTGCAGTTCCAAGAAATACATCCTGCCACCGGTTTTGATCCAACAGGGTTACACCCTGACTTGACTGCTATTCTACATAGTTTCCATGATGTTTTTGCTGAGCCTTAA